From the genome of Luteibacter rhizovicinus DSM 16549:
TCGACACGCACAACCATCAGGTTGGTAGTTGAGATAGTTCGTAACTCGTGACAAAAAAACGCCGGGCATTGCCCGGCGTTTTTTTGGGGAGACCGAAGCCTCCCTGCCTTTTGCTTAGTGCTCGTCGCGCGGCGTGTCACCGTGCGGCGGTTCCTGACGCGGACGCGTCAGGAGGTCACCCTGTGCGGGCGGAGCCACGACGGGGGCAGGTGCCGGAACGGGTGCAGCAACCGGCGCGGGCGCCGGAGCGGCAACCGGGGCAGGAGCAGCGTCCGGGGCAGGAGCAGCGTCCGGGGCGACAACCGGCAGCGGTGCATCAACCGGAGTAGCGACAGGAGCCGCCACCGCAACTGGAGCCGGGGTCGGGGCCGGAGCCGGTGCGTCGACCGGAGCCGAAACCGAAACCGGTGCCTGCACAGGTGCCGCTACCGGTGTCACAACCGGCTCCGACGCATGACCTGCTTTCGGAGCCGCAGCTTCCGGAGTCATCGGCGTCGGCTCGGGCGCGGCCACGACGATTTCTGCGTCGGTCGGTGTCGGCGTCGGGGTGGCAGGAGCGATGACAGGCTTCGGCGTTTCGACCGGGGCCGGTGTTTCGACAGCGGCTTCGACGACCGGAGTCTCAGCGGTCGTATCCGGCAACATGCCGCGAGCCGGCGTGTCGAGCACGGACGCCTGCTTGGCCGACGTCGCAAGCTCGATCGACGGCTCTTCCACCGCCGGGGCGACGGCGACCGGTGCTGGGGCGACTGGCGCCGCAGCGACCGGTGCGGGCACCGGCGCCTCGACCGACACCGGATTCGACGTCAGCGGTGCATCGGACTCGGTCTGACGGCGCTCGGTGGTACGTGTCTGCGCCGAGTCGGCCGGCGTGGCCGGGTCGACAGGGTGGGCGTGCGACGTGACCGGAGCGGACGTGCCCGGGATCGGCGGCAGCTTGGGCAGCGAGCCGAGGGTCAGTGCCGACGGCACCGACTCGTCGTCCGTGGCGAAAGCGGCGGGCTGGGTAGCTTCGTTGCGCGGGGCGCCCACGGCGAACGCGTTCTCGGCAGCGGCTGCCGTATCGAGCATCGGCGGCACGCTGGCACTGTCACGCGTCGTGCGAGCCGGCGCGGTATCGGCGACGTCGTCGCTGTCGCCGTCCTCGTCATCGAGATCGTCAGCGTTGCCGCCTTCGATCGAACCGGCCTGCGTACCGTCTTCCTGGCGACGACGGCGGCGACCGCCGCGACGGCCACGACGACGGCGCTGGCCACCTTCGGTGTCCTTGGTGTCGGTGGACGGTGCGCTGCCATCGGCGGCAAGCGAGCCCTCGACCTGGGTGAGGGCCTCGTCGGTGATGACCGGCGACACGCCTTCCTCGTCCTTCAGCGGAGCGTTGGGCCGCTCGGCCGGGACGTGCACGGCACCCGGTGCGGCCGTCTGGGCAGCACCGGCGACCAGCGTGGTGGCCTTTTCGATCTTCTCGACTTTCTCGCCCTGCGGCTGACGCTCGCCGCGTGGCTGGCGACGGCCCTGGCCTTCGCCGGCCTGGCCCTGCGGCTCCTGGCCCTGACGACCGCCCTGGCGGCCGCCCTGCTGCTGTTCCTTCGGCTGGCGCGGCTGCTTCTCTTCGCCCTGACGCGGCTCGCCCTGGCGCGGTTCACCTCGGCCCTGCTTGTTGCCGCCCTTGGCCTGCTGCTGGCCCTTCGGCTGCTGCTGCGCGTTGTCCTTACGCTCGCCACGTTCACCGCGCTCGCCGCGCTGACCCTGCTGGCGCTGCTCGTTGTTCTTGTTGCGCCCTTCGTTGCCACGGCGGTCGTCACGGCGCGGATTGCGCTCGTTGCGGCTACCGCTGCCCTGGCGCGATTCGTCGCGACGGGCCGGTGCCGGCTCGGCCGCCGGGGCTGCCGGTGCGGAGGAACCGAACAGGCCACCGAAGAGGCGCGAGAGGAAGCCGCCCTTCGCGGCCGGAGCGGCGGCGACCGGACGTGCCTTGGCGGCGGCGACCGGTGCAGCCGGCGTCTCGTCTTCGTCGTCGCGGATGGGCGCCGGCGTGGACGGAACCACGCCGGTCACCAGCGGCTGCTCGCCGCTGCCCAGGGCCTGGCCCATCTTCGGCAGGGCGACGGCGACCACCGGGGTGGTGCGCTCGTAGCTCGGCTTGCTGTGCTCGCCCATGTCCGCCTCGCGGATACGGGTGATTTCCAGGTGCGGGGTCTCGAGCTTGTCGTCGGCGACGACGACCACGTGCACGTTATGGCGCAGCTCGATCTCGACGACGCTGGCGCGCTTCTCGTTGAGCATGAAGTTGGCGACCGCGGGCGGCGCCTGCACCAGGACCTGCCCGGTGTTTTCCTTCATCGCGTGCTCTTCGATGAGACGCAGGGTGGAGAGGGCGAGCGATTCCACGCTGCGGATGTGGCCGTGGCCTTCGCAACGCGGGCAGACGATCTGGGTGGCTTCGCCGAGGCTCGGACGCAGGCGCTGACGCGACATCTCGAGCAGGCCGAAGCGGGAGATACGACCGATCTGGACACGGGCGCGGTCCGCCTTGAGGGCGTCCTTGAGGCGCTCTTCGACCTCGCGC
Proteins encoded in this window:
- the rne gene encoding ribonuclease E; translation: MKRMLINATQREELRVAIVDGQNLYDLDIEIPSREQKKANIYKGRITRVEPSLEACFVDYGAERHGFLPLKEVAREYFNPNAEGKSNIRELLKEGQEIIVQVEKEERGNKGAALTTFISLAGRYMVLMPNNPRAGGVSRRIEGEDRQALKEAMEHLSVPDDMGLIVRTAGMGRDAEELQWDLDYLLQLWKSISGAANSQKAPFLIYQESKLFIRALRDYLRNDIGEILIDEEQLFSDARDFVQQVMPNNLRKLKLYQDPTPLFSRYQIETQIESIFERNVRLPSGGSIVIDQTEALTAIDINSSKATKGSDIEETAFNTNLEAASEIARQLRIRDAGGLIVIDFIDMDSPRHQREVEERLKDALKADRARVQIGRISRFGLLEMSRQRLRPSLGEATQIVCPRCEGHGHIRSVESLALSTLRLIEEHAMKENTGQVLVQAPPAVANFMLNEKRASVVEIELRHNVHVVVVADDKLETPHLEITRIREADMGEHSKPSYERTTPVVAVALPKMGQALGSGEQPLVTGVVPSTPAPIRDDEDETPAAPVAAAKARPVAAAPAAKGGFLSRLFGGLFGSSAPAAPAAEPAPARRDESRQGSGSRNERNPRRDDRRGNEGRNKNNEQRQQGQRGERGERGERKDNAQQQPKGQQQAKGGNKQGRGEPRQGEPRQGEEKQPRQPKEQQQGGRQGGRQGQEPQGQAGEGQGRRQPRGERQPQGEKVEKIEKATTLVAGAAQTAAPGAVHVPAERPNAPLKDEEGVSPVITDEALTQVEGSLAADGSAPSTDTKDTEGGQRRRRGRRGGRRRRRQEDGTQAGSIEGGNADDLDDEDGDSDDVADTAPARTTRDSASVPPMLDTAAAAENAFAVGAPRNEATQPAAFATDDESVPSALTLGSLPKLPPIPGTSAPVTSHAHPVDPATPADSAQTRTTERRQTESDAPLTSNPVSVEAPVPAPVAAAPVAPAPVAVAPAVEEPSIELATSAKQASVLDTPARGMLPDTTAETPVVEAAVETPAPVETPKPVIAPATPTPTPTDAEIVVAAPEPTPMTPEAAAPKAGHASEPVVTPVAAPVQAPVSVSAPVDAPAPAPTPAPVAVAAPVATPVDAPLPVVAPDAAPAPDAAPAPVAAPAPAPVAAPVPAPAPVVAPPAQGDLLTRPRQEPPHGDTPRDEH